From the bacterium genome, the window GGGAAGTCGCTTATCAGCTTCCGGGCTCTTATCAACTGGGATTGGCTAAATCTTTTCTTATGAGATACGAATGGTGGAGATTTGAGCCTCACCAGGATTGGGTTGAACCAGCGGGAACGGCAGAAAATTGGAACGCAGCTTATGCCGGTGGAATTGAAGGTGAAGTGAGGATAATCTTCTTGCCGAGCGGGGTGTGGGGGATAAAGGTGAAGAAATTGGAAAAGGATAGAAAATATCGCGCTTTCCTCTTCAATCCCACGAATGGAGAGGAGCTGGCAATAGGGGAAGCTAAAGGCGACGAAAATGGAGAATGGCGTGTTCCTGGTCCCACTCCAATCTTCCAGGATTGGGTATTGGTTTTAGAGAGAGTGAAATAGAGAAACCTTTATTCTTCTTTTTCAAAACCTATTCCGGGACCAAGCGGGACTACGGGAGGAAGACCCTTAGTCGCTTGGACGGAAAGATATTTATACACGAGCTCTATCTTGCCCTCCGCTGGCACTTTAACCGTCCAGAAGAGCTTGTTTGTGGGGTTGAGGGCATCCGAGGAAATAAGCGTCACCTTCGCTTGAGGCGTGGTGGAAAGAACCTCTCCGACAACCGTCCTGCTCACTTCAACTTCCGCTTCCTTTTTGGAGAAATTCTTAAGCTCCAATTTACCTCTTATCTCCCTTTTAACATAGGTCATTTCCTGTTTCTGGTCCTTAATTATCTCTCTGCCCAACTCCGTTTCCTCCACCTTCCCTTCCAACTCGCCAGCCAAGCCGAGATTGATCCTTCCCTCCCCACCTGCGGGAATGAGTGTTAGGCGGTCCTGCCCTAAGGGATTGCCCTGTTCAACTACCAAAATGCTTCCCGGAACGAGAGGAACCCCGCTCTTATTAGTGAAAGATAGGATGCGGGATATTCGCCCTGCATCCGCATCCCAGCTGAAGATATGCTTATAGGGGATAGATGTGTAGAAGATGGTAACCGCCCCCGCCTCCCCTTTCTTTAATGAGAAACCCTCCTTCTTATATAAATAAAGAGTGGACAGTTCCTCACCTTCAAGGGAGATGGGCGGTGGCGCAGCGCCATATCCTCCGTATCCAGCCGCTTTTTCCTCTGCCTTAACCCCAGCGGGCATCTGCATTGCCCTCATCCCACCATCAGTGAAAACCATCAAGCTTCGTGTTATAAGGGGGTCTATCATACCTCTCCATGGGAAATTGGGCATACCAACAGCGAAATAGCAGGTGATGTTCTCCCAATCCTCCGTGTTGTTAACAACCGTGGCTCGTAGGGAGAGCATAGCCTCCTTCTCGTTAGTTATATAAATTAAGTAGTTTGGCTCCCAGGCGAGACCTGATTGAAGATAGCTTAAGGCAATGCCAACCTTTTCATTTTCCTCTATTCCGCCCACCTTTAGCTTTAGAGGATAGCCGACCAAAATGACTTTCTTCACCTTATCGGGTTTAATAGCGAATATCTGCCCCTTCTCTCCTTCAAGTAGTATCAGGTCGGGTAGGATATGGCTTAATTTCCCCTCGGAGACCACCCCCTCGGTAGTTTCAATCTTCAATCTTTCCCCTATTTTCCCCTTCAATGAAGCGAGAAGCTGGGATGTGTCCTTGAAATCAATTGTGTTTTCCTGGGGATTGATAATTGTATCGGGGTAGGCGTTTTTCTGTTTAAGGTAAATCCAGAGGGAGCCCGCGCTCGCTTGAGGGAGATAGTCAATGGATATATAGCCGTTTTCCAGCTGCCCTTCGCCCTCCCGAACAGCGTAAGCGAAACCGTTGCTGTAGATGATTAAGGAAGTCAGTTTCGTCTTCATAACACCAATCTGGGCTAATGAAATTAAGCCAAGGAACAAAAAAGGGAAAAACCTCTTCATTCAATATCACCTCAGAAGTTAGACGAGTTGAAAAGGAGAAAAGTTTCCCTCAAGAAAGATACCTTGCCCTTTTGGGCAATTTCCAAAAAACCTCCTCTCCCTACAAGGGAATTTAAAAACAAAATTCTTCCTGGGGAGGGAAGAATACGATTCTTCCCTCCCCTTGAATTCGAGCTTTTTGAACGCTATTTACCGCTTGTTTTGGAGCCTAGCTGCGTCTATTGTCCCGCTGGTTGAGCCGGCGTTTGGGGTCCCGCTGGACCCTTCATCATTCCGCCAGGCATCCCCTTTGCCCCTCCAGGCATATTCCCCATATACTTTTGCATCATCTGCCCAGGGGGAGGGACCTTGGGGGCGGGCTTGTGGGTGGTTCTCCAGTAGACGAAGAATATAATAGCCAGCACCACGATGATAACTATCACCGTGACCGCTGGGCTCACCTGTTTTTTCGCGGCCATTAACTTTACCTCCTTTCTTTAAAAAATTTCACTTATATGTTCTCCACAGATAGAAGGGGTCGCCAGGTTTGTAGTTATATGTTGTCCTAAGCCACTTCACATGACCGTCAACGAATAAGACTACGCCTCCGTCGCTATGGCGCCTAAACCCCTTGAGGGACTGGTTTCCAGCGGGATATACGCAACCGCACCAGCCCACACCGGAATCCTCGGGGTCAAAGCATTGTCCAACAGTCGGCTCCGTTGAGGCGGGGTTAGGCCAGCAGGGTAGTCTTCCCACGACAACACAGTTGCTGTCCATGACGGCGATTGTCTCAGCGGGGGCGGTTATAGCGGCAAGGGATGTGCCCATTCCGAGCTCTCCTCTATCGCCTGGTCCAAAGCAGCCCCTCGTTCCTCCGGCGTTCTGAGAGGAGAAAGCCGTCCAGTTCATTCCATAACCACCCCAGAACCGATGATAGGAGTCGCCGAGATTGGCGCACATAGCGAAAGGTCCCTCACCGGAGTTTGGGTCACCAAATACAGCTGTTCCTCGCCAGGCAGCGGGATTGCTTGGGCATTTGAAGATCGCCAGGTTCTTCACATAAGGGTGTATTAGCCACATCCACCAGTCCCTAGCTTGCTGGCCTTGGTACCAAGTTTGAATGGACATCGGCACCCATTTCTCGTCCCAGTCTTGGGCATACATCTGCATAGCGGTTCCTATCTGCTTTAGATTGGATACACAAGCTGCCTTTCTTGCCGCTTCCCTTGCTCTTGAGAAAACGGGGAAGAGAATCGCAGCCAGAATGGCTATGATAGCTATGACCACTAACAATTCAATCAAGGTAAAACCTCTTCCCCTCTTTGACATACTTTTAAGCACCTCCATTTTATGGTTTAATTTTGCCCCTATCTTTGTTTTCCGGGTTTTCCGGCGAGGGAGAAGAGGGGCTCGCTTCTCCCTCCTTTCTAAACACTTGCTTGGCACCACCTCTTCTCGTCTTTATTCATAAAAGAAGGAGCTCCAAACCTTTGTGTGGCTTGGAGCTCCCTTAAGTCCTTGTGGAAAAACAGGAAGATTTTAGTAGAAGAGAGGAATAATTTTTCCTCTTTCAGAAAAAGCAATTTAATTAGAGGACTCAGAAGGTGCATAAGCATTTTGGGGCACCCGCTATTTTATTCTTTTTATAGTTTAATACAATAAAGCCAATTCAGTCAATAGTTTTTTAATTTTCTGTGTCCGATTTTCACTTCTATTTCGTCCCGATATCACCCCGCTTCCTTGAACCTCTCTAAAACAGAGAAGGTAGGAGGGGTTGTTCAGCATAAACCCCTCCTACCTTCCGCTACTTTTTCACTCGCTAACGGAGTAACTTGAAACTATCCTACAACTATTGTCCCGCTGGTTGAGCCGGCGTTTGGGGTCCCGCTGGACCCTTCATCATTCCGCCAGGCATCCCCTTCATACCGCCTGGCATATTCATACCTCCCTTTCCCGGCATCATAGGCGTGGGAGGACGGGATGCAGCGGGCTTGTGGGTCGTCCACCAGTAGACGGCGAAGATGATAGCCAGGACGATGATGATGACTATCACCGCCACCGCAGGACTCACAGACTTTTGCGTTGCCATATGCCTGCCTCCTTTCTAAAAGTTTGTTTAATGATAAGCTGAGCGGGGAAATAAGTCAATACTAATTTAAAAATAGGACCATAGGGTGCATTGCTTCGCTATCTCTCTCCATAACAAAGGGTCTCTTCGTTTTTACCGAGGATAAAAACGATTTTCAAACTTCTCAGTATGATATAAAATTTTCTTGAAAAGGAGGTGATATTTTGCCCGCTGATATACCAGTTCTGACCGCCAGGGGCAGGACGCTTCCCGAAGCCTGGGAAAACTCTATCCTTGCCGTCTGGAATGAGGGTATAAGGATAAAAACGGAATACGATAAGCCCGATGACCCCCCTAGCCGAGATTGCACTATGGTAATCATCATTGAGCAACCACTTGCTGAGCCACGCATCCACCGCTGTTTCCCCGGTGGTTTGGAGGACTTAGAGATATATAGGCTTGAGGTCGTTGAAGGCGTCCACGATTACTGGATTGACCCTGAGGAGGGGAAATGGACCTACACCTACCACGAACGTCTCTTTTCCTATTCAGTGGGCGAGGAGAAGATAGACCAAATCGCCTATATTATAGATAAGCTCTCCAAAGTTCCCTATTCCCGCAGAGCCCAAGCAATCACATGGAAACCCCACCTTGACCCCAAAACAGATGACCCTCCCTGCCTGCAGAGAATCTGGTGCAGATTAGCTGAAGAAGATGGCAAACTCTACCTCAATATGAATACCCACTGGCGCAGCAGAGACGCGTTCAAAGCAGCCTTTATGAACATCTTCGCCCTAACTGACCTGCAAAGATTGATTGCGGAAAAAATCGGAGAGAGGATAGGGAAGAAAGTGTTTGTGGGAAGATATGTGGATATATCCGATTCCTACCATATCTACGGTTCATATTTCAAGGAAATAGAGGGTTTCCTCAAGACTTTGGAGCAGAGAACATTTGAGGAACGAACCTGGACAACGGATTTTGCTCAACCTTTCTTTGAGCTGGGGAGGAGGAGGATTGAGGAGGAGAGGAAAACCGGGATAAAAGGGAGGTTTGTTTGATATGAAGGAAATATTGATGAAAGCAATTGAAAGGGCTCTTGAGGAAGGTGCCTCCTTCGCCGATGGCAGAATAGTGAGGAGGAAATCGGAGGAAATCTATGTTAAAAACGGCAGACCAGAGAGAATAGAGATTCAGGAAGAAGTGGGATTGGGGTTGAGGGTTATTTGGAAGGGGGCGCTTGGCTTTGCCTCAACCAACGAACTTAACCCCGAGTCCGCAAGGGAGACAGCCGATATGGCGATTCAAATGGCGAAGGGAGCCCATAATGCGGGGCATATGGATGTTAATCTATCGGAGGAGGAGCCGGGAAAAGGAAGCTTCAAGTTCCCCTATGAGAAAGACCCATTTGATATCCCTCTCCCCGATAAAGTTGACTTTCTCTTGGAATGCGACCGCCTGATGAATGTCTCCGATAAAATAAAGGTGCGGGAGAGCATTCTCCACTCGTTGAAAGAGGAGAAGCTCTTTGCCTCAAGCGAAGGAGGGGATATTGAGCAGATAATCACCCTCTGTGGAGGTGGAATCTCCGCAACGGCGGTGGAGGGGAATGAAAGCCAGCAGCGTTCCTATCCCGCTTTAGGTGGGAATTACGCTCAGACGGGATGGGAATTCGTTGATAGCCTCGACCTCCCAGCGAATGCAGAGAGAATAGCGAAGGAGGCTGAGGAACTCCTCAATGCTCCTCCCTGCCCATCGGAGGAAAGGGCGTTAATCATCGGAAAATCAATGCTTGGGCTCCAAATTCACGAATCCTGTGGTCATCCCTCGGAAGCCGATAGGGTCTTCGGCTATGAAACATCCTTCGCTGGCGACACTTTCCTAACGAGGGATAAGTTGGGGAATTTCAGATACGGTAGCCCTCTCGTCAACATAGTCGCTGATGCGACATTGGAGAAAGCCCTCGGTCATTTTGAATATGATGACGAGGGTGTTAGGGCGCAGAGGATAGAGCTCGTCAAAGAGGGTATCTTCCAGAACTACCTCACATCAAGAGAGACAGCTTATAAACTGGGGATAAAATCGGGTGGCTGCGCGAGGGCTGATGGATACCGCAATCTCCCGATAATAAGGATGACAAATATAAATTTGGAGCCGGGCGATTTCTCCCTTGATGAGCTCATCCAGGAGACGAAGAAGGGATTGTTGATTGAGGAGTATTCCTCTTGGTCAATAGATGATAAGAGGCTTAATTTCCAATTCGCTGGCGAGATTGGTTGGCTCATAGAGGATGGAGAGGTGAAATGGATGGTGAAAAATCCCACCTATACGGGGATAACTCCCCAATTCTGGAATTCACTTGATGCATTAACGAACAAATCAACTCTATTTCTTCTTGGCGTTCCTAACTGCGGGAAGGGGGAGCCGATGCAAGCAATGTATGTAGGGCATCAAGTTCCCTACGCCCGCTTCCAAAATGTGAAAATTGGAGTGATGAAGAGATGAGGGCGAAAGAGATAGCCAAGTTCGTCTTGCATAATACGAAGGGAGAAGCACAGGTAAATGTGCTGGATTACTCCCATTATCTCATAAGATTCACGAGAAATAGCGTTCACCAGTCCATTCAGGAGAGGGGTTTCTACGCAAGCGTAAAAGTTGTAATGGATAAAAGAGTTGGTGAAGCCTCCTCTAACTTAGTCGATGAATCTTCATTGAAGGAGATGATTCAAAGAGCGGAGATTATAGCTTCCCTTTCCCCTCCCAATCTTGAGTTCGTCTCCCTCCCCAAGCCATCCCCTCTTCGTTTTTCCTCAATCTTCGTTGAGCCTCCTTCGCCAATTGAGGCAAGCGAGATAGTTAAATCTGCGATAGCAGTAGCGAAGAAGAAGAGTGTGGAGCTTTCCGGCTCTCTTTTCTGCAGGCAGGGAGATGTGTGCGTCCTGAATTCGCTTGGCATAGATTCTTCCGCCCCTACGAGCGAATACGCTTTTCGCCTCGTAGCGACTAAGGAAGATGGAAGTGGTTTCGCTTCCATCCAAACCTACGATTGGAGAATGATAAATCCAGAGGAGCTGGCTTTGGAGGCGGTTGAAAGAGCTTTAATGACGATAAATCCCAGGGAAATAGAGCCAGGCGAATACGATGTCGTCCTCCTTCCCTATGCAGTGGATGAGATAATGTCCTTCTTCGGTTGGTTTGGCTTCAACGCCCAAGCTATGCAGGAGGGAAGGAGCTTTTTGGAGGGGAAAATAGGCGAGAAGATATTTGATGAAAGCGTAACGCTCATAGACGACGCCGAAAACGCCCAGCTGCCTTTCCCCTTTGACTGGGAGGGCGTGCCCAAGCAGAAAGTGGTTTTGGTTGATAAGGGAATAGCTAAGGGGGTGGTTTACGATTCCTTCACCGCTCATAAGGAGGGTAAGGAATCAACCGGTCATTCAATGCGTGGAGTTCCCTTCCCCTCCGATATGATTCTCTATCCCGGGGACTATTCTCTTGAGGAATTGATAGGGAGCTTGGATAAGGGCATCCTCGTGACTCGTTTCCATTATACCAACATCGTCCATCCAAAGCTCCTCATCTTCACG encodes:
- a CDS encoding DUF4139 domain-containing protein; amino-acid sequence: MKRFFPFLFLGLISLAQIGVMKTKLTSLIIYSNGFAYAVREGEGQLENGYISIDYLPQASAGSLWIYLKQKNAYPDTIINPQENTIDFKDTSQLLASLKGKIGERLKIETTEGVVSEGKLSHILPDLILLEGEKGQIFAIKPDKVKKVILVGYPLKLKVGGIEENEKVGIALSYLQSGLAWEPNYLIYITNEKEAMLSLRATVVNNTEDWENITCYFAVGMPNFPWRGMIDPLITRSLMVFTDGGMRAMQMPAGVKAEEKAAGYGGYGAAPPPISLEGEELSTLYLYKKEGFSLKKGEAGAVTIFYTSIPYKHIFSWDADAGRISRILSFTNKSGVPLVPGSILVVEQGNPLGQDRLTLIPAGGEGRINLGLAGELEGKVEETELGREIIKDQKQEMTYVKREIRGKLELKNFSKKEAEVEVSRTVVGEVLSTTPQAKVTLISSDALNPTNKLFWTVKVPAEGKIELVYKYLSVQATKGLPPVVPLGPGIGFEKEE
- a CDS encoding DUF1559 domain-containing protein — encoded protein: MEVLKSMSKRGRGFTLIELLVVIAIIAILAAILFPVFSRAREAARKAACVSNLKQIGTAMQMYAQDWDEKWVPMSIQTWYQGQQARDWWMWLIHPYVKNLAIFKCPSNPAAWRGTAVFGDPNSGEGPFAMCANLGDSYHRFWGGYGMNWTAFSSQNAGGTRGCFGPGDRGELGMGTSLAAITAPAETIAVMDSNCVVVGRLPCWPNPASTEPTVGQCFDPEDSGVGWCGCVYPAGNQSLKGFRRHSDGGVVLFVDGHVKWLRTTYNYKPGDPFYLWRTYK
- a CDS encoding TldD/PmbA family protein, translated to MKEILMKAIERALEEGASFADGRIVRRKSEEIYVKNGRPERIEIQEEVGLGLRVIWKGALGFASTNELNPESARETADMAIQMAKGAHNAGHMDVNLSEEEPGKGSFKFPYEKDPFDIPLPDKVDFLLECDRLMNVSDKIKVRESILHSLKEEKLFASSEGGDIEQIITLCGGGISATAVEGNESQQRSYPALGGNYAQTGWEFVDSLDLPANAERIAKEAEELLNAPPCPSEERALIIGKSMLGLQIHESCGHPSEADRVFGYETSFAGDTFLTRDKLGNFRYGSPLVNIVADATLEKALGHFEYDDEGVRAQRIELVKEGIFQNYLTSRETAYKLGIKSGGCARADGYRNLPIIRMTNINLEPGDFSLDELIQETKKGLLIEEYSSWSIDDKRLNFQFAGEIGWLIEDGEVKWMVKNPTYTGITPQFWNSLDALTNKSTLFLLGVPNCGKGEPMQAMYVGHQVPYARFQNVKIGVMKR
- a CDS encoding TldD/PmbA family protein; translation: MRAKEIAKFVLHNTKGEAQVNVLDYSHYLIRFTRNSVHQSIQERGFYASVKVVMDKRVGEASSNLVDESSLKEMIQRAEIIASLSPPNLEFVSLPKPSPLRFSSIFVEPPSPIEASEIVKSAIAVAKKKSVELSGSLFCRQGDVCVLNSLGIDSSAPTSEYAFRLVATKEDGSGFASIQTYDWRMINPEELALEAVERALMTINPREIEPGEYDVVLLPYAVDEIMSFFGWFGFNAQAMQEGRSFLEGKIGEKIFDESVTLIDDAENAQLPFPFDWEGVPKQKVVLVDKGIAKGVVYDSFTAHKEGKESTGHSMRGVPFPSDMILYPGDYSLEELIGSLDKGILVTRFHYTNIVHPKLLIFTGMTRDGTFFVEKGKIKYPLRNLRFTQNLVNAFSDKVLIGKEAKRGDHSLVPPIRLNRFNFTGISRE